One Thalassospira marina DNA window includes the following coding sequences:
- a CDS encoding LysR family transcriptional regulator — protein sequence MDIKQLDLNLLVTLDTLLAERNVTRAAQRLNISQPALSARLTRLRDLLNDPLLLPSQRGMIPTERALELQAPLHDAIEAVRRVIAETSPFNPAEIRATIAIAASDYVQYSVLLPLLHAMHDEAPGIRLSWRTIDTAHLEDEMVRGDIHLAMTTPETAPKALHMRHLYHEDYVAIARPNHPAIHGKLDLATFCMLDHVMVSPEGGGFEGPADAALKGLGKTRRVYLSAPGFLIVPDIIAQSDMIALVPKRVAQNREGRLQILPPPLPVPGFDMALVWHDRTTTHPMHRWLRERIYQLLRDPTQNP from the coding sequence ATGGATATCAAACAGCTTGACCTGAATTTGCTGGTCACCCTCGATACCCTGCTGGCAGAACGCAATGTTACCCGGGCGGCACAGCGCCTCAATATCAGCCAACCCGCCCTTTCCGCGCGGCTGACCCGCCTGCGCGACCTGCTAAATGACCCGTTATTGCTGCCATCCCAGCGCGGCATGATCCCGACCGAACGCGCGCTCGAACTTCAGGCACCACTCCATGACGCAATCGAAGCTGTGCGCCGTGTCATTGCCGAAACCAGCCCGTTTAACCCCGCCGAAATCCGGGCAACCATCGCCATTGCGGCTAGCGATTATGTGCAATATTCGGTGCTGCTGCCGTTGCTTCATGCCATGCATGACGAGGCACCGGGCATTCGCCTGTCATGGCGCACCATTGATACCGCCCATCTGGAAGATGAAATGGTCCGGGGCGATATTCACCTGGCCATGACCACACCCGAAACCGCCCCAAAAGCCCTGCATATGCGCCATCTTTACCACGAAGATTACGTTGCCATTGCAAGGCCCAACCACCCTGCCATTCACGGCAAACTGGACCTTGCAACATTTTGCATGCTTGATCACGTCATGGTTTCGCCCGAAGGCGGCGGGTTTGAAGGCCCGGCCGATGCCGCCCTGAAAGGACTGGGAAAAACCCGCCGGGTTTACCTTTCCGCGCCGGGCTTTCTGATCGTGCCCGATATCATCGCCCAAAGCGACATGATCGCCCTTGTCCCCAAACGGGTGGCGCAAAACCGCGAAGGCCGCCTGCAAATCCTGCCACCGCCTTTGCCAGTGCCGGGTTTTGACATGGCCCTGGTCTGGCATGACCGCACAACAACTCACCCCATGCATCGCTGGCTGCGCGAACGGATATACCAGCTCCTGCGCGATCCCACCCAAAACCCTTAA
- a CDS encoding NAD(P)H-dependent oxidoreductase, with protein MKKILIVHAHPEAQSLTSALKDVAVTTLRARGHDVQVSDLYAMGWKAGADADDFTDITNPDCLRYVAESRHAFASGTQSPEIAAEQQKLLWADAVLFTFPLWWFGMPAILKGWFDRVFAFGFAYGVGQHGGERWGDRYGEGVMAGRRAMVILPIGGRAPHYSDRGVNGSLDDILWPITHGTLFYPGFDVLPAFPVYQSDRMDDERWQQVKVDLIDRLDTLFDAEPIAFRTQNGGHYDGQQRLKPGLGGGEGGTRIHLVQPGDPVETVPRPARRAAS; from the coding sequence GTGAAAAAGATCCTGATTGTCCATGCCCACCCCGAGGCACAATCGCTGACATCGGCCTTGAAAGATGTTGCCGTAACCACATTGCGGGCGCGCGGCCATGATGTGCAGGTATCGGACCTGTATGCCATGGGCTGGAAAGCCGGGGCCGATGCCGATGATTTTACCGACATCACGAACCCCGATTGCCTGCGGTATGTGGCGGAATCCCGCCATGCCTTTGCATCTGGCACCCAAAGCCCGGAAATTGCCGCCGAACAGCAAAAACTGTTATGGGCGGATGCGGTTTTATTTACCTTTCCGCTGTGGTGGTTTGGCATGCCTGCCATTTTGAAAGGCTGGTTTGACCGGGTTTTTGCCTTTGGCTTTGCCTATGGTGTTGGCCAGCACGGCGGGGAGCGCTGGGGTGATCGCTATGGCGAAGGTGTTATGGCCGGGCGGCGCGCCATGGTGATTTTGCCCATTGGCGGGCGTGCGCCACATTATAGCGACCGGGGTGTTAATGGCAGCCTGGACGATATTTTGTGGCCGATCACGCACGGAACACTGTTTTATCCTGGCTTTGATGTGTTGCCGGCTTTCCCGGTTTATCAAAGTGACCGCATGGATGACGAAAGATGGCAACAGGTTAAGGTGGACCTGATTGATCGCCTTGATACCCTGTTTGACGCCGAACCGATTGCCTTTCGCACACAAAATGGCGGCCATTACGATGGGCAACAGCGTTTGAAACCCGGCCTTGGCGGGGGCGAGGGCGGCACGCGCATTCATCTGGTGCAGCCGGGCGACCCGGTTGAAACCGTTCCTCGCCCGGCGCGACGTGCCGCCAGCTGA
- a CDS encoding zinc-binding alcohol dehydrogenase family protein: MKAIGLKIARPVTDENLFEQTDIETPTATGHDILVRVKGVAVNPVDFKVRRGKADDGAFKVLGWDAAGVVEAVGDKVTLFNKGDEVWYAGDVTRPGSNSELQLVDERIVALKPKKLDFATAAALPLTTITAWEAMFDRMKIDRTAVSANQGKSILIINGAGGVGSIAIQLAKMAGLTVIATASRPETISWVTKMGADHVINHHQPLKEQVEGAGFAAVEYVLCTSETDEYWDVMCDLVAPQGHVVTITEAKNNHNVDLLKAKSASFSYEFMFTRSMFQTGDMVEQHKLLSEVAALVDGDALQVTTGENFGALTPESLRKAHALLESGKAIGKIIFDGLGA; this comes from the coding sequence TGGTGCGGGTCAAAGGTGTTGCCGTAAACCCGGTGGATTTCAAAGTCCGCCGTGGCAAGGCCGATGATGGTGCCTTCAAGGTGCTGGGCTGGGATGCCGCCGGTGTTGTTGAAGCCGTTGGTGACAAGGTCACACTTTTTAACAAGGGTGATGAAGTCTGGTATGCGGGGGATGTAACGCGGCCTGGTTCAAACAGTGAATTGCAACTGGTTGATGAACGCATTGTGGCCCTGAAACCCAAAAAACTGGATTTCGCAACCGCTGCTGCCCTGCCGCTGACGACGATTACGGCGTGGGAAGCGATGTTTGATCGCATGAAAATCGACCGGACTGCTGTTTCTGCCAATCAGGGGAAAAGCATCCTGATCATTAATGGTGCGGGTGGTGTTGGATCAATCGCCATTCAGTTGGCGAAAATGGCTGGCTTGACGGTGATTGCAACTGCATCCCGCCCGGAAACCATTTCGTGGGTCACGAAAATGGGGGCCGATCACGTGATCAACCATCATCAACCCCTGAAAGAACAGGTTGAAGGGGCCGGTTTTGCCGCCGTTGAGTATGTGCTTTGCACATCGGAAACCGATGAATATTGGGATGTGATGTGCGATCTGGTCGCACCGCAGGGCCATGTCGTGACCATTACCGAAGCCAAGAACAACCATAATGTGGATTTGCTCAAGGCGAAATCGGCCAGCTTTTCCTATGAATTCATGTTCACCCGTTCAATGTTCCAGACCGGTGACATGGTTGAACAGCACAAACTGTTAAGTGAGGTTGCCGCCCTGGTGGATGGCGATGCGCTGCAGGTTACCACCGGTGAAAATTTTGGCGCGCTGACACCCGAAAGCCTGCGCAAGGCCCACGCCCTGCTGGAAAGTGGCAAGGCCATTGGCAAGATCATTTTTGACGGGCTGGGTGCCTGA
- a CDS encoding HpcH/HpaI aldolase/citrate lyase family protein, which translates to MSFTTPTPAPARLNRSELAVPGSRIELFEKAAKSKADAIFLDLEDAVAPRDKEQARKNIIAAINDIDWGDKVLSVRINGLDTHYMYRDVVDVLEQAGDRLDLIMIPKVGTASDVYALDMLATQIETAKGRKKRIGFELIIETALGMQNIHEIAAASKRNESLHFGVADYAASTKAMTTGIGGPNPHYGVLTDKDGDAPRDYHWGDMWHYAIARMVVAARANGLRPIDGPFGDFSDPDGYRAQAARAMVLGCEGKWAIHPSQIALANDVYSPSEAEVTKAKRILEAMEKAQNEGAGAVALDGRLIDIASIKQAEVMVHQANIIAAKDAQ; encoded by the coding sequence ATGAGCTTCACCACACCGACCCCGGCACCCGCACGCCTGAACCGGTCCGAACTTGCCGTGCCCGGAAGCCGGATCGAACTTTTTGAAAAAGCGGCAAAATCAAAGGCCGATGCCATTTTCCTGGACCTGGAAGATGCCGTTGCCCCGCGCGACAAGGAACAGGCGCGCAAAAACATCATTGCCGCCATCAATGATATCGACTGGGGCGACAAGGTTTTATCGGTACGCATCAACGGGCTTGATACCCACTATATGTATCGCGATGTGGTGGATGTGCTCGAACAGGCGGGCGACCGGCTGGACCTGATCATGATCCCCAAGGTTGGCACCGCATCGGATGTTTATGCCCTTGATATGCTGGCAACCCAGATCGAAACCGCCAAGGGGCGCAAAAAACGCATCGGGTTCGAGCTGATCATTGAAACCGCCCTTGGCATGCAAAACATTCACGAAATTGCCGCTGCATCGAAACGCAATGAAAGCCTGCATTTTGGTGTGGCCGATTATGCCGCATCGACCAAGGCGATGACCACCGGCATTGGCGGCCCCAACCCGCATTATGGCGTACTAACCGATAAAGATGGCGATGCCCCGCGCGATTATCACTGGGGCGATATGTGGCATTACGCCATTGCCCGCATGGTGGTGGCTGCGCGCGCCAATGGCCTGCGCCCGATTGACGGGCCGTTTGGCGATTTTTCCGACCCCGATGGTTACCGTGCCCAGGCCGCGCGTGCCATGGTTCTGGGCTGCGAAGGCAAATGGGCCATCCATCCCAGCCAGATCGCCCTTGCCAATGATGTTTATTCCCCATCGGAAGCCGAGGTCACCAAGGCAAAACGTATTCTCGAAGCAATGGAAAAAGCCCAGAATGAAGGGGCTGGTGCCGTTGCCCTGGATGGCCGCCTGATCGATATCGCATCGATCAAGCAGGCCGAAGTCATGGTGCATCAGGCCAACATCATTGCCGCCAAGGACGCACAATAG